One Dysidea avara chromosome 8, odDysAvar1.4, whole genome shotgun sequence genomic window, CACAAGTAGGCATCCAAAGGTACAAAGTAGTACTCCATAGTGAGAGCAATTGTTCAATATACTGTACTATGGTGGTGTCAAATCGAAATAATTTTAAACAACAAACAATCCAGTTATGGGGTACAGAATCATAGGCCTTTTTATAGTCAAGCCATGCAACAGAAAGTGATCGATTCTTAGACTTGACCTGCTTCCAAATATGACTATTCAACAACAAATGATCTGTGCATCCAAGCTCTCCTCTAGCACACCCCTTCTGTGCTGGATGTAAAACATTATTAACAATGCAGTGCCTTAGCACTACTTCACTAATACATCCTGTCCACAGCTTGTACAAAATGTTCAGACAGGTTATTGGCCTAAAATTCTTTGGCTGTTCTGTATCAGAAGCTTTGGGAATTAAAATAGTTTTGCCCTTTGGAAACCATGATGGTATAAGAGACCCATCCTTCAACATGTTGTTAAAATGGGAGACAATCACTGACCTCAAAGCTGTGAATCGTTTAATCCAAAAGCCCTGAACGCCATCAGGACCTGGAGCAGCCCAGTTGCGTAACCTAGACACACAACCATTTAAACAAACCTCATCAATGACAGACTGCTCCACAATAAATGACTTATCTGCAATCTTGCCCTCAAGGTCACTGAGCCAAGAGGTATCCAAGTTTGCTTTTGCTGGATTCTCAAAAATGTTTTTCCAGAAAGATTCCAAGGCAGCCAAATCAGGGGATGGGTGAACTTCATCCTTACCCCTTAACAACTCAGAATAAAATCTCTTTTCATTCTGGCGAATCTTCTCCAAATGTCTATTCTGGTTATTTGAAACCACTCCAGACACTCCAAACACAACAGGAATGATCACTGCCGGCTGACAGTAAGTTCTTGACATCTCTCCAGCGAATCTTTGATATTTTGTGATCTTCTCATTTTCTTTatcaactactactactactactactactactactactactactactactacttttttCATTGAACAATaatgacacacatgtacaatagtaCAGAATAATATTTGTAATACAGGCATACGCTTAAGTATAACCAAAGTTAATAGATGTTAAGATATTAACAGTCCCAAAAATAGCTGCTTTTTGGAGGTTATTAAACAATGTTTCGTTATAGTCAGGTATTTGCTTCAAATGAGTTTGTTGGTTAGCCGATACCACACCAGAATGGCCAATCACAACAGGAACAAGATCAACAGGTTGACCATAACACCTGGAAATCTCTCGGACAAGGGTTTGATACTTATTCAATTTTTCTTGCTCCTTAGTTAGTACATTGATATCTGCAGGGCAAGCAACTTCAAAGAAAATTATTTGCTCTTcctctactactactactactactactactagtactactactactacggaTTTAATGAAATTCTACATATACAACACATTGTACAGACAATAGTAATGATGTAACAAGCCAAAGCCTAAGCTACATCATACACAAATTAACATTCCTAAGAACGTCAACTGTTCCAAGAATGGCTGCCTTCTGCAAGGTGGCAAAAACTACTTCATTATAGGCTGGAATCTTCAGATGGCTCTTCTGATTCTTTGAAACTATTCCAGAGACTCCAAAAACAACTGGAACAACCACTACCGGCTGACAATAAGTCCTTGACATCTCCCCTGCTAACCGCTGGTACTTGGTTACCTTCTCATTCTCTTTGTCAAGAACATTAATGTCAGCCGGACATGACACTTCCACAAGCAAAATCTTCTCCGGAGCCTCCTTCATAAAAACAACAATATCTGGGCGATTGCTCACAACCCGGGACACGGTGGTCATTCCAAAGTCCCACAATATCTTGATTGTGGCATTCTCTACCACAGGCAGTGGCTGATGAGAATACCAACTGTTGGCAGATGTACGAATGCCAAAAGTACGACATAAATGCCAGTGAATCACACGGGCCACCAAGTTGTGACGATGGAGATAGCTTGTTGGTGCCAGCATCGGGCATCCTGCCATTAAGTGCTGAATGGTCTCCTCGTGACTGCCACACAAACGACACATTAGAGTTGGTATAGAGACATGCATTATTTTTGCCTCATACACTCTAGTCCTTATAACCTGGTCCTGGATGGCAAAAATAGTGCTTTCTGATTCACCATGCAAAAACTCGCCAAGCCAGCGAAAGCTCCTTGATACATCTATTGGGTTGGAGCAACACCAGTTAACAAACTTACCATGCAGTTAACAAACTTACCAtgcactactactactactactactactactactactactactactactactactactactactactactactactactactactgctactactactactactgctactacttactactactactacatacAAGCAGGGGAATGCAACTAAGGGAAAAAGGGATTGTCATCAATATCAATACCCTGAAATGCCCAATACCTTAAGGCACTGTTCAACCATAATGCAACAGAAAGTTGCTGAAGTAGATTACGCACAATGTCTGCAGCTGCCAAATGCTTCTTATAATCCTTGGCCACCTCTCAGCAGTAGCAGCCATCCCCCAGCACAGGAAGCAGAGGAGGAAATGAAGGCAGGCTGAGTAGTGCTGCGTACGGAGATATCAAAATAAGCAGGCTGACCATTGGGATGGCAGGAAACATCACCTGGACGTAACCCATCATCAAATGAAGCACACTGCTCCTTGAGAACACCAGGGTGGTCTTATCTGAATTATAGAGTGCAATTGGATGGTATGCTATCTGCAGCTAAGGAGTTACCCCGGTATCTGTCAACTGTCCTTGTAAGTTTCATGGAGCTTATCATGATTATAGTGGTTTAAACGCAGTGACTATAGCTATACAGGACTGATACTAGATAACTGGATCATTATCGTGCAGATTAACCTGAGGCAAAAAAAGAAGCATAGATTTACTGTCTCAAGGGTGCTCACAATGACCTAGCGCTCCCATCTCATGCAGCAAAGACTGTGCGTTACAACCCTTAATAAAAAAAGGGAAGAGCAAGGTGAGGAACTCGCAAATCAAAATAGTTTGCACGCGCCAGACACAAATTATCTGCAGTACATGTACAAGTAACTtgactttttgcgaaggggcgggcggcacCAAAGTTCGGTTCATACCAATGAGGTGTCCcactataaataattattacgtaGTATCTTTTTAAAGCTCATGACGCAATATATGACACGTTGGCAGACGAAGCGTGGAAAGTGGAACGATCACTCATGGCTGAGTATTTATACATCCTTTATGTCTCGCTTAATTCAAAACTTTACTGCGACTGTGATCATCAAACAACAGGATGGGTGGACTAATGTCAAAGAAATTACGCGCCTTGTTTTATGGGAGCAAAGAAGTGCGCATTCTTATGTGTGGTGAGTGAGTGTAGTATGGTAACAATGGACACTTATAGCACATCTGTAATTGTTTAGGATTAGACGCAGCTGGAAAGACGACAGTTTTGTACACGCTTAAACTCGGTGAAGTGGTGACAACAATCCCAACCATTGGTGAGACCTTGACACGTGATCACATATGTATAATTGTTGTTACTGCTGCAGGATTTAACGTGGAAACTGTGGAATACAAAGGAATCAGTTTTACAGCATGGGATGTCGGTGGACGAGATAAAATAGTAAAGAGTGAAGTCACCAGGCTGTGCAATGTTAGTAATATGTTGTCATTTCAGAGACCACTATGGAGACACTACTTCCAGAACACTGATGTACTCATATTTGTAGTTGATAGTAATGACAGAGAGAGGATCAGTGAGTCTCGTGATGAACTGAAACGATTCCTTAGTGAAGATGAGCTCAAAGACTGTATAGTTCTAGTAATGGCTAACAAACAAGACCTGCCCAATGCTATGTCAGTAGAAGAAGTGACTGAGAAGATGGAACTGAATAGCCTGAGGGATAGGACATGGTGTAAGTGTGTCATGTTGTCATGTTATAATATTGTTAACTTGTTTGTTGTGCCCTGTAGTCATTCAGGGTACTTGTGCTACAACTAA contains:
- the LOC136264145 gene encoding uncharacterized protein codes for the protein MGGLMSKKLRALFYGSKEVRILMCGLDAAGKTTVLYTLKLGEVVTTIPTIGFNVETVEYKGISFTAWDVGGRDKIRPLWRHYFQNTDVLIFVVDSNDRERISESRDELKRFLSEDELKDCIVLVMANKQDLPNAMSVEEVTEKMELNSLRDRTWFIQGTCATTKDGLYEGLEWIQAQITNKNLAKTVTAPIKESVAPLGNKLYTTFSSLKNYLWSTSPVQ